A single genomic interval of Cupriavidus sp. MP-37 harbors:
- the ftsW gene encoding putative lipid II flippase FtsW has product MSDAQVKRSGFIGATIGNAWGGLRDAVSGVKPTRSRMMEYDQPMLWVSIVLLALGLVMVYSASIALPDSPRYANYRESHFLVRHAFALGIGLSVGLAAFQVPVKVWDRYAPKLFIFALILLVIVLVPFVGKGVNGARRWIPLGVMNFQPSELMKLAVVLYAANYTVRKQEWMQTVSKGFLPMGVAVVVVGLLLLLEPDMGAFLVIAAVAMGILFLGGINGKLFAGLVGVAVGAFALLITASPWRRERIFAYLNPWEESNALGKAYQLTHSLIAFGRGEWTGVGLGGSIEKLHYLPEAHTDFILAVIGEEFGFIGVLVVIVLFYWLVRRAFNIGRTALQLDRTFAGLVAKGIGVWIGWQTFINMGVNLGLLPTKGLTLPLVSYGGSGILMNCVALAILLRIDYENRVLMRGGKV; this is encoded by the coding sequence ATGAGTGACGCACAGGTCAAGCGCAGCGGTTTTATCGGCGCCACCATCGGCAATGCCTGGGGCGGCCTGCGCGACGCGGTGTCGGGCGTCAAGCCGACCCGTTCGCGCATGATGGAGTACGACCAGCCCATGCTGTGGGTCTCGATCGTGCTGCTCGCGCTCGGCCTGGTGATGGTCTACTCGGCGTCGATCGCGCTGCCGGACTCGCCGCGCTACGCCAACTATCGCGAAAGCCACTTCCTGGTGCGCCATGCGTTCGCGCTGGGTATCGGGCTGTCGGTCGGGCTGGCGGCGTTCCAGGTGCCGGTCAAGGTGTGGGACCGCTACGCGCCCAAGCTCTTCATCTTCGCGCTGATCCTGCTGGTGATCGTGCTGGTGCCGTTCGTGGGCAAGGGCGTGAACGGCGCGCGGCGCTGGATTCCGCTGGGCGTGATGAACTTCCAGCCGTCCGAGCTGATGAAGCTGGCGGTGGTGCTGTATGCCGCCAACTACACCGTGCGCAAGCAGGAGTGGATGCAGACCGTGTCCAAGGGCTTCCTGCCGATGGGCGTGGCGGTGGTGGTGGTGGGCTTGCTGCTGCTGCTCGAACCCGACATGGGCGCGTTCCTGGTGATCGCCGCGGTGGCGATGGGCATCCTGTTCCTGGGCGGCATCAACGGCAAGCTCTTCGCCGGGCTGGTCGGGGTGGCGGTGGGCGCATTCGCGCTGCTGATCACCGCATCGCCCTGGCGGCGCGAGCGCATCTTCGCCTACCTGAATCCGTGGGAAGAGAGCAACGCGCTGGGCAAGGCGTACCAGCTGACGCACTCGCTGATCGCCTTCGGCCGCGGCGAATGGACCGGCGTGGGGCTGGGCGGCAGCATCGAAAAGCTGCACTACCTGCCCGAGGCGCATACCGACTTCATCCTCGCCGTGATCGGCGAGGAATTCGGCTTTATCGGCGTGCTGGTGGTGATCGTGCTGTTCTACTGGCTGGTGCGGCGCGCCTTCAACATCGGCCGCACCGCGCTGCAGCTGGACCGCACCTTTGCCGGGCTGGTGGCCAAGGGCATCGGCGTCTGGATCGGCTGGCAGACCTTTATCAACATGGGCGTGAACCTGGGGCTGCTGCCGACCAAGGGGCTGACGCTGCCGCTGGTCAGCTATGGCGGCTCGGGCATCCTGATGAATTGCGTGGCGCTGGCGATCCTCCTTCGCATTGATTATGAAAACCGTGTATTGATGCGCGGAGGGAAGGTATGA
- the murG gene encoding undecaprenyldiphospho-muramoylpentapeptide beta-N-acetylglucosaminyltransferase codes for MTQPRTLLVMAGGTGGHVFPGLAVAQALRAQGWNVVWLGNRTGMEATLVPKHDIPMEFIQFGGLRGKGLVTKFLLPLNLLRAFWQSLAALRRVRPSVVLGMGGYITFPAGMMASLLGRPLVLHEQNSIAGLANKVLARVADRVLCAFPDALPGSEWTGNPVREELAQLDAPEARYDRRDGPLRILVVGGSLGAAALNEVVPKAIAMLPQDQRPVVTHQAGAKQIDTLRANYAAAQVPAQTLPFIDDMTRAYADADLVICRAGAMTVSEVAAAGVAALFVPFPHAVDDHQTTNAQFLSSQGAALLVQQKDLTAEGLAQTIASLTRPQLKDMARLARGLARPEATRRVAEVCRELARD; via the coding sequence ATGACGCAGCCGCGCACCCTGCTCGTGATGGCCGGCGGCACCGGGGGACATGTGTTCCCCGGGCTGGCGGTCGCGCAGGCGCTGCGCGCGCAGGGCTGGAACGTGGTCTGGCTGGGCAACCGCACCGGCATGGAAGCCACGCTGGTGCCCAAGCACGACATCCCGATGGAGTTCATCCAGTTCGGCGGGTTGCGCGGCAAGGGGCTGGTGACCAAGTTCCTGCTGCCGCTGAACCTGCTGCGCGCGTTCTGGCAGAGCCTTGCCGCGCTGCGCCGGGTGCGTCCGAGCGTGGTGCTGGGCATGGGCGGCTATATCACCTTCCCGGCCGGCATGATGGCGTCGCTGCTGGGGCGGCCGCTGGTGCTGCACGAGCAGAACTCGATCGCAGGCCTCGCCAACAAGGTGCTGGCCAGGGTGGCGGACCGCGTGCTGTGCGCGTTCCCCGATGCACTGCCCGGCAGTGAATGGACCGGCAACCCGGTGCGCGAGGAGCTGGCGCAGCTGGACGCGCCCGAGGCGCGCTACGACCGGCGCGACGGCCCGCTGCGCATCCTGGTGGTGGGCGGCAGCCTGGGCGCCGCAGCGCTCAACGAGGTGGTGCCCAAGGCGATCGCAATGTTGCCGCAGGACCAGCGTCCGGTGGTGACGCACCAGGCGGGCGCGAAGCAGATCGACACGCTGCGCGCCAACTACGCCGCGGCGCAGGTGCCGGCGCAGACCTTGCCGTTCATCGACGACATGACGCGCGCCTATGCCGACGCCGACCTGGTGATCTGCCGCGCCGGGGCGATGACGGTGTCGGAAGTGGCGGCGGCGGGCGTGGCGGCGCTGTTCGTGCCGTTCCCGCATGCGGTGGACGACCACCAGACCACCAACGCACAGTTTTTGTCGAGCCAGGGCGCGGCCCTGCTCGTGCAGCAGAAAGACCTGACGGCCGAGGGCCTGGCGCAGACCATTGCCAGCCTGACCCGGCCGCAGCTGAAAGACATGGCGCGCCTGGCGCGCGGACTGGCCCGGCCTGAGGCAACCCGGCGCGTCGCCGAGGTCTGCCGCGAGCTGGCCAGGGACTGA
- the murC gene encoding UDP-N-acetylmuramate--L-alanine ligase, with product MKHIVKNIHFVGIGGAGMSGIAEVLLNLGYKVSGSDVGNNAATRRLASLGATVMHGHDAANVRGANAVVVSTAVSGDNPEVLAARSQRIPVVPRAVMLAELMRLKQGVAIAGTHGKTTTTSLVASVLAEGGLDPTFVIGGRLNSAGANARLGTGDFIVAEADESDASFLNLFPVIEVITNIDADHMDTYGHDFARLKQAFIEFTQRLPFYGIAVLCVDDPNVREILPFVSKPVVRYGFAEDAQIRAVDARAVDGQMHFTVLRQLNGHAEPPLEIVLNLPGLHNVQNALAAIAIATELEVPDAAIVKALREFHGVGRRFQRYGEVATPDGAGTFTLVDDYGHHPVEMAATLAAARGAFPNRRLVLAFQPHRFTRTRDCFEDFVKVLGTVDALLLAEVYAAGEAPIVAADGRALTRALRVAGKVEPVFVEQMEEMPQAILNAVRPGDVVVTMGAGSIGGVPGQLVSHQQPLQQGSQA from the coding sequence ATGAAGCATATCGTCAAGAACATCCACTTCGTGGGCATCGGCGGCGCCGGCATGAGCGGCATCGCCGAGGTCCTGCTGAACCTGGGATACAAGGTCTCGGGCTCGGACGTGGGCAACAACGCCGCCACGCGGCGCCTGGCGTCGCTGGGCGCCACCGTCATGCACGGCCATGACGCCGCCAACGTGCGCGGCGCCAACGCGGTGGTGGTGTCGACCGCGGTCAGCGGCGACAACCCCGAAGTGCTGGCCGCACGCAGCCAGCGCATCCCGGTGGTGCCGCGCGCGGTGATGCTGGCCGAGCTGATGCGGCTGAAGCAGGGCGTGGCCATTGCCGGCACGCACGGCAAGACCACCACCACCAGCCTGGTGGCATCGGTGCTGGCCGAAGGCGGCCTCGACCCGACCTTCGTCATCGGCGGCCGGCTGAACTCGGCCGGCGCCAACGCGCGCCTGGGCACCGGCGACTTTATCGTGGCCGAGGCCGACGAATCGGATGCCTCGTTCCTGAACCTGTTCCCGGTGATCGAGGTCATCACCAATATCGATGCCGACCACATGGACACCTACGGGCACGACTTTGCCCGGCTCAAGCAGGCGTTCATCGAATTCACCCAGCGGCTGCCGTTCTACGGCATCGCGGTGCTGTGCGTCGACGACCCCAACGTGCGCGAGATCCTGCCGTTCGTGTCCAAGCCGGTGGTGCGCTACGGCTTTGCCGAAGATGCGCAGATCCGCGCCGTCGATGCGCGCGCGGTCGACGGCCAGATGCACTTCACCGTGCTGCGCCAGCTCAACGGCCATGCCGAGCCGCCGCTGGAGATCGTGCTGAACCTGCCCGGCCTGCACAACGTGCAGAACGCGCTGGCGGCGATCGCCATCGCCACCGAGCTGGAAGTGCCCGATGCCGCCATCGTCAAGGCGCTGCGCGAGTTCCACGGCGTTGGCCGCCGCTTCCAGCGCTACGGCGAGGTCGCCACGCCCGACGGCGCCGGCACCTTCACGCTGGTGGACGACTATGGCCACCATCCGGTGGAGATGGCCGCCACCTTGGCCGCCGCGCGCGGCGCGTTCCCGAATCGGCGCCTGGTGCTGGCGTTCCAGCCGCATCGCTTTACCCGTACGCGCGATTGCTTCGAGGACTTCGTCAAGGTGCTGGGCACGGTCGATGCCCTGCTGCTGGCCGAGGTCTATGCCGCCGGCGAAGCCCCGATTGTGGCCGCCGACGGCCGTGCGCTGACCCGCGCGCTGCGCGTGGCCGGCAAGGTCGAACCTGTTTTTGTAGAGCAGATGGAAGAGATGCCGCAGGCCATCCTGAATGCCGTACGGCCCGGCGATGTGGTCGTGACCATGGGCGCGGGTTCGATCGGCGGCGTGCCGGGCCAACTGGTGTCGCACCAGCAACCGCTGCAGCAAGGGAGCCAGGCATGA
- a CDS encoding D-alanine--D-alanine ligase, giving the protein MSFVAHPNIDPKSLGKVGVLLGGRSAEREISLMSGNGVLAALQSRGVDAHGFDPGLQGVAELAAAGFDRVFIALHGRYGEDGTIQGLLEQLGVPYTGSGVLASALAMDKQATKRLWMTHGLATPRFAMLHADTDFDAVAADLGLPLIVKPAREGSSIGLTKVTAADQMRAAFDKAAALDNDVIAETFVDGAELTCPVVGEGDSAEALPVIRIVAPEANYDYQNKYFTDDTQYLCPSGLDAEVERQVQALAVQAYRVLGCRGWARADVMLRADGTPFLLEMNTSPGMTGHSLVPMAARAVGISYEDFVLQVVAAATLDLHPNEHWKPE; this is encoded by the coding sequence ATGAGCTTCGTCGCCCATCCCAATATCGACCCCAAGTCCCTGGGCAAGGTCGGCGTGCTGCTGGGCGGCCGCTCGGCCGAGCGCGAGATCTCGCTGATGTCCGGCAACGGCGTGCTGGCCGCGCTGCAGTCGCGCGGCGTCGACGCGCACGGCTTCGACCCGGGCCTGCAGGGCGTGGCCGAGCTGGCCGCGGCCGGCTTCGACCGCGTCTTCATCGCGCTGCACGGCCGCTACGGCGAGGACGGCACCATCCAGGGCCTGCTCGAGCAGCTGGGCGTGCCGTACACCGGCAGCGGCGTGCTGGCGTCGGCGCTGGCCATGGACAAGCAGGCCACCAAGCGCCTGTGGATGACGCACGGCCTGGCCACGCCGCGCTTCGCCATGCTGCATGCAGACACCGACTTTGACGCGGTGGCGGCCGACCTGGGCCTGCCGCTGATCGTCAAGCCGGCGCGCGAGGGCTCGTCGATCGGCCTGACCAAGGTCACCGCTGCCGACCAGATGCGCGCCGCCTTCGACAAGGCCGCGGCGCTCGACAACGACGTCATCGCCGAGACCTTCGTCGACGGCGCCGAGCTGACCTGCCCGGTGGTGGGCGAGGGCGATAGCGCCGAAGCGCTGCCGGTGATCCGCATCGTCGCGCCCGAGGCCAACTACGACTATCAAAATAAGTACTTTACTGACGATACCCAGTACTTGTGTCCGTCGGGCCTGGATGCCGAAGTCGAACGGCAGGTGCAGGCGCTGGCGGTGCAGGCCTACCGCGTGCTGGGCTGCCGCGGCTGGGCGCGCGCCGACGTGATGCTGCGCGCCGACGGCACGCCTTTCCTGCTCGAGATGAATACCTCGCCCGGCATGACCGGCCATTCGCTGGTGCCGATGGCGGCGCGCGCGGTCGGCATCAGCTACGAGGACTTCGTGCTGCAGGTGGTGGCCGCCGCCACGCTGGATCTCCATCCCAACGAGCATTGGAAACCCGAATAA
- a CDS encoding cell division protein FtsQ/DivIB: MWHNARLLNLIASTLYAVVALMALAAGLLWLAQRPVFAITHVEIGPMDGGALRHVNAPSVRASALGKLAGNFFTLDLNAARQAFESVPWVRRASVRREWPNGLAVEVEEHEALGTWGAPDSGRLINTYGEIFVANTAEAEEDAQLLALDGPPDSEGDVIEKLEVMRQWFKPLKAEPLAVALSGRYAWRARLSNGMEVELGREQNDEDRTAMDQRVRRFVAAWPQVTQQWGSQIEYADLRYPNGFAIRAANARFLTEAQIAAAVRAEKAEKAAKAKAASATNSAARPGAAATVSGTSNNNPTRLKSKNAEKTR; the protein is encoded by the coding sequence ATGTGGCATAACGCACGCCTGCTCAACCTGATCGCCTCCACGCTGTATGCGGTGGTGGCGCTGATGGCGCTCGCGGCGGGCCTGCTGTGGCTGGCGCAGCGGCCGGTGTTTGCCATCACGCATGTGGAGATCGGGCCGATGGATGGCGGCGCGCTGCGCCACGTGAATGCGCCCAGCGTGCGCGCCAGTGCGCTGGGCAAGCTCGCCGGCAACTTCTTCACGCTTGACCTCAACGCGGCGCGCCAGGCGTTCGAGTCGGTGCCGTGGGTGCGGCGCGCCAGCGTGCGGCGCGAATGGCCCAACGGGCTCGCGGTCGAGGTCGAGGAGCACGAGGCGCTGGGCACCTGGGGCGCGCCCGACAGCGGCCGGCTGATCAATACCTATGGCGAGATCTTTGTCGCCAACACCGCCGAGGCCGAAGAGGACGCGCAGTTGCTGGCGCTGGACGGGCCGCCGGACAGCGAAGGCGACGTGATCGAGAAGCTCGAGGTGATGCGCCAGTGGTTCAAGCCGCTCAAGGCCGAGCCGCTGGCAGTGGCGCTGTCCGGCCGCTACGCCTGGCGCGCGCGCCTGTCCAACGGCATGGAGGTCGAGCTGGGCCGCGAGCAGAACGACGAGGACCGCACCGCGATGGACCAGCGCGTGCGCCGCTTCGTCGCCGCCTGGCCGCAGGTCACGCAGCAATGGGGCAGCCAGATCGAATACGCCGACCTGCGCTATCCCAACGGCTTTGCCATCCGCGCCGCCAATGCGCGCTTCCTGACCGAGGCGCAGATCGCGGCGGCAGTGCGGGCCGAAAAGGCCGAGAAAGCGGCCAAGGCGAAGGCGGCGAGTGCGACGAATAGCGCCGCCAGGCCGGGGGCGGCCGCAACGGTTTCAGGTACATCCAACAACAATCCGACGCGACTGAAGAGCAAGAACGCGGAGAAAACCCGATGA
- the ftsA gene encoding cell division protein FtsA: MSKEYKDLLVGLDIGTSKVAAVVAELRPDGSYEVIGMGQSESKGLKKGVVVNIEATVQSIQKALEEAELMADCKISEVFTGIAGSHIRSFNSSGMVAIKDKEVTQTDVARVIETAKAVNIPTDQQILHILTQEFIIDGQEDVREPIGMSGIRLEVKVHIVTGAVSAAQNIVKCVRRCGLEVHDLILQPLASSLAVLTEDEKELGVVLVDIGGGTTDIAIFSEGAIRHTAVIPIAGDQITNDIAMALRTPTPDAEDIKIQYGIAKQAIADPDDMIEVPGVGDRGTRTLSRQALAAVIEPRIEELYSLVHQVVRESGYEELLSSGVVITGGTAMMPGMVELGEDIFLKPVRVGVPEYRGNLHEVVKSPRYATVMGLLLEGRVQRMRGRKVAVQSGSVKQVWTRMKEWFVGNF, translated from the coding sequence ATGAGCAAGGAATACAAGGACCTGTTGGTCGGTCTCGATATCGGCACCTCGAAGGTGGCGGCCGTGGTGGCGGAGCTGCGCCCCGACGGCAGCTACGAGGTGATCGGGATGGGCCAGTCTGAGTCCAAGGGTCTGAAGAAAGGGGTCGTGGTCAACATCGAGGCCACCGTGCAGTCGATCCAGAAGGCGCTGGAAGAGGCCGAGCTGATGGCCGACTGCAAGATTTCGGAGGTCTTCACCGGCATTGCCGGCAGCCATATCCGCAGCTTCAACTCCAGCGGCATGGTGGCGATCAAGGACAAGGAGGTCACGCAGACCGACGTCGCGCGCGTGATCGAGACCGCCAAGGCGGTCAATATCCCGACCGACCAGCAGATCCTGCACATCCTGACGCAGGAATTCATCATCGACGGCCAGGAAGACGTGCGCGAGCCCATCGGCATGAGCGGCATCCGCCTGGAAGTGAAGGTGCATATCGTCACCGGCGCGGTCAGCGCGGCGCAGAACATCGTCAAGTGCGTGCGCCGCTGCGGCCTGGAAGTGCACGACCTGATCCTGCAGCCGCTGGCGTCGAGCCTGGCCGTGCTGACCGAGGACGAGAAGGAACTGGGCGTGGTGCTGGTCGACATCGGCGGCGGCACCACCGACATCGCCATCTTCAGCGAAGGCGCGATCCGCCATACGGCCGTGATCCCCATCGCCGGCGACCAGATCACCAACGATATCGCGATGGCGCTGCGCACGCCGACGCCCGACGCCGAGGACATCAAGATCCAGTACGGCATCGCCAAGCAGGCGATCGCCGACCCGGACGACATGATCGAGGTGCCGGGCGTGGGCGACCGCGGCACGCGCACGCTCAGCCGCCAGGCGCTGGCCGCGGTGATCGAGCCGCGCATCGAAGAGCTGTACTCGCTGGTGCACCAGGTGGTGCGCGAGTCGGGTTATGAAGAACTGTTGTCGTCGGGCGTGGTCATCACCGGTGGGACCGCGATGATGCCGGGCATGGTCGAGCTGGGCGAGGACATCTTCCTCAAGCCCGTGCGCGTCGGCGTGCCCGAGTATCGCGGCAACCTGCACGAGGTGGTGAAGAGCCCGCGCTACGCGACGGTGATGGGCCTGCTGCTGGAAGGCCGCGTGCAACGCATGCGCGGACGCAAGGTGGCGGTGCAGAGCGGGTCGGTCAAGCAGGTGTGGACCCGCATGAAGGAATGGTTCGTTGGCAATTTCTGA
- the ftsZ gene encoding cell division protein FtsZ: MDFDMIETEVQDGTIIKVVGVGGAGGNAVQHMISRGVQGVEFICMNTDAQALKRSTASRVLQLGNTGLGAGAKPEVGRNCAESARDQIADALRGAHMVFITAGMGGGTGTGAAPIVAQVAKEMGILTVGVVSKPFDFEGARRAKVAEHGSSELESSVDSLIVVLNEKLFEVMGDDAEMDKCFQCADDVLHNAVAGIAEIINVDGLVNVDFEDVKTVMGEQGKAMMGTATVSGVDRARLAAEQAVASPLLEGVDLSGARGVLVNITASRSLKLSETKEVMNTIRSYAAEDATVIFGTVYDDSMSDALRVTVVATGLGRSAKKQQPMTLLKTGTDNMPVQMMANMAATAATHSSPDYSNLDTPAVWRSSRESASAHVAALQEKGVDTYDIPAFLRKQAD, from the coding sequence ATGGACTTTGACATGATCGAAACGGAAGTGCAGGACGGCACCATCATCAAGGTGGTCGGCGTGGGCGGCGCGGGCGGCAATGCCGTGCAGCACATGATCAGCCGCGGCGTGCAAGGCGTCGAATTCATCTGCATGAACACCGACGCCCAGGCGCTCAAGCGTTCGACCGCTTCGCGCGTGCTGCAGCTCGGCAATACGGGCTTGGGCGCCGGCGCCAAGCCGGAAGTGGGCCGCAACTGCGCCGAATCGGCGCGCGATCAGATCGCCGACGCGCTGCGCGGCGCGCACATGGTCTTCATCACTGCCGGCATGGGCGGCGGCACCGGCACGGGCGCCGCGCCGATCGTCGCGCAGGTGGCCAAGGAGATGGGCATCCTGACCGTGGGCGTGGTCAGCAAGCCGTTCGACTTCGAAGGCGCGCGCCGCGCCAAGGTGGCCGAGCACGGTTCCAGCGAGCTGGAATCGAGCGTCGACTCGCTGATCGTGGTGCTCAACGAGAAGCTGTTCGAAGTGATGGGCGACGACGCCGAGATGGACAAGTGCTTCCAGTGCGCCGACGACGTGCTGCACAACGCGGTGGCCGGCATTGCCGAGATCATCAACGTTGACGGCCTGGTCAACGTCGACTTCGAAGACGTCAAGACGGTGATGGGCGAGCAGGGCAAGGCCATGATGGGGACGGCCACCGTGTCGGGCGTCGACCGCGCCCGCCTGGCGGCCGAGCAGGCCGTGGCCAGCCCGCTGCTGGAAGGCGTGGACCTGTCCGGCGCGCGCGGCGTGCTGGTCAACATCACCGCCAGCCGTTCGCTCAAGCTGTCGGAAACCAAGGAAGTCATGAACACCATCCGCAGCTACGCCGCGGAAGATGCGACCGTGATCTTCGGTACGGTGTACGACGACTCGATGAGCGATGCGCTGCGCGTGACCGTGGTCGCGACCGGCCTGGGCCGCTCGGCCAAGAAGCAGCAGCCGATGACGCTGCTGAAGACCGGCACCGACAACATGCCGGTGCAGATGATGGCCAACATGGCCGCCACCGCCGCCACGCACAGCTCGCCCGACTACAGCAACCTGGATACGCCGGCAGTGTGGCGCAGCTCGCGTGAGTCGGCGTCGGCCCACGTGGCGGCGCTGCAGGAAAAGGGTGTGGATACGTACGACATCCCGGCCTTCCTGCGCAAGCAGGCAGACTGA
- a CDS encoding peroxiredoxin, producing the protein MITVGSRVPDATLQEFFETESNGCALGPNAFKVADLVRGRRIVVFGLPGAFTPTCSAKHVPGFVQHAEALRDAGVDEVWCVSVNDAFVMGAWGREQQVAGKVRMMADGSAEWTRALGLDQDLNARGMGVRSKRYAMVIDDGVVTRLDVEAPGEFRVSSAEAVLAALRG; encoded by the coding sequence ATGATCACTGTCGGTTCCCGCGTCCCCGACGCCACGCTTCAGGAATTTTTCGAGACCGAAAGCAACGGCTGCGCGCTCGGCCCCAATGCCTTCAAGGTGGCGGACCTGGTCCGCGGCCGCAGGATCGTGGTGTTCGGCCTGCCCGGCGCCTTCACGCCGACGTGTTCGGCCAAGCATGTGCCGGGCTTCGTGCAGCATGCCGAGGCGTTGCGCGACGCCGGCGTGGACGAGGTCTGGTGCGTCTCGGTCAACGATGCCTTCGTGATGGGCGCGTGGGGCCGCGAGCAGCAGGTGGCCGGCAAGGTGCGGATGATGGCCGATGGCAGCGCCGAGTGGACCCGCGCACTGGGCCTGGACCAGGACCTGAACGCGCGCGGCATGGGGGTGCGCTCGAAGCGCTACGCGATGGTGATCGACGATGGCGTGGTGACGCGGCTCGACGTCGAGGCACCGGGCGAATTCCGCGTCAGCAGCGCCGAGGCCGTGCTGGCGGCGTTGCGTGGCTGA
- the lpxC gene encoding UDP-3-O-acyl-N-acetylglucosamine deacetylase has translation MLKQRTIKSLVKTVGIGLHSGRKVTLTLRPAPAGTGIVFTRVDLPEAVEIPVAASAIGDTRLASVLQKDGARVSTVEHLMSACAGLGIDNLYVDVDAEEIPIMDGSAASFVFLLQSAGIEEQNAPKTFIRVKKPVEVREGDKLARLEPFFGFKLSFTIDFRHPAVDKTGQTFSIDFADTSYVREIARARTFGFAHEVEALREMGLARGGSLDNAIVLDEHRMLNNEELRYGDEFVRHKILDAIGDLYVVGHPLIGAYVANKSGHGLNNQLLRALLADQEAYELVTFDRVEEAPAAFLPQAQPAFA, from the coding sequence ATGCTCAAACAGCGCACGATCAAATCCCTGGTGAAGACCGTCGGCATCGGCCTGCACTCCGGCCGCAAGGTCACGCTGACGCTGCGTCCGGCGCCGGCGGGTACCGGCATCGTCTTCACCCGCGTCGACCTGCCCGAGGCCGTCGAGATTCCCGTGGCCGCGTCGGCCATCGGCGACACGCGGCTGGCGTCGGTGCTGCAGAAGGATGGCGCGCGCGTTTCCACCGTCGAGCACCTGATGTCCGCCTGCGCCGGCCTGGGCATCGACAACCTCTATGTCGACGTCGACGCCGAGGAAATCCCGATCATGGACGGCAGCGCGGCGTCCTTCGTGTTCCTGCTGCAGTCGGCCGGCATCGAAGAACAGAACGCGCCCAAGACCTTCATCCGCGTCAAGAAGCCGGTGGAAGTGCGCGAAGGCGACAAGCTGGCGCGGCTGGAGCCGTTCTTCGGCTTCAAGCTGTCGTTCACCATCGACTTCCGCCACCCGGCGGTCGACAAGACCGGCCAGACCTTCTCGATCGATTTTGCCGACACCAGCTATGTGCGCGAGATCGCCCGCGCCCGCACCTTCGGCTTTGCGCACGAGGTCGAGGCCCTGCGTGAAATGGGGCTGGCGCGCGGCGGCAGCCTGGACAACGCGATCGTGCTGGACGAGCACCGCATGCTCAACAACGAGGAACTGCGCTACGGCGACGAGTTCGTGCGCCACAAGATCCTCGATGCGATCGGCGACCTGTATGTGGTCGGCCATCCGCTGATCGGCGCCTATGTGGCGAACAAGTCGGGTCACGGCCTGAACAACCAGCTGCTGCGCGCGCTGCTGGCGGACCAGGAGGCCTACGAGCTGGTCACCTTCGACCGTGTCGAGGAAGCGCCGGCGGCGTTCCTGCCGCAGGCCCAGCCGGCCTTCGCCTGA